Genomic DNA from uncultured Desulfuromusa sp.:
ACAGAAAAAAGCCTCGCGATAGCCTTCAACCGTTTGGAATCTGATCCATCGGGCTCGCCGATAACTATCTTTTTACCGAAAACATGACGAGCAAACCCGAGCCCGTTTGAAGCAAAACTGCCGTGAACAACCGCACCGACCACCCTGTCTCTGGGAATAGCCGCTGTAATTTTTCCGCCAACGTCGACAGATTCGAGTTGCAGCCCGGAATATTCGCCGTTCGTCCCTTGAAAAAACCACCATGGGACACCATTCATGGCGGTTAAAACAACGGTCTCCGGACCGATCAAGGGGGTGATTTTAGCAGCAACTTCGGTCATTGACTGTGCTTTCACAGCAACAATGACAAGGTCTTGGACTCCCAGATCAGCCGGGTCATCTGATGCGCGTACAGGAGTGGCGATGATGTCGTCGCCCATTTGCAGTTTCAACCCATTTGCCTGCAGGGTATCAAGGGTCGCACCACGAGCAACAACGCTTACGTCACTGCCACTTTTTGCTAACAATGCGCCAATGAACCCACCGACGGCACCAACACCATAGATACAAACCTTTTTCATCATGACCTTCATTCACCTTTCCCGAACCACTCATCAGTTCATCAATCTTTCATGAAATTGCCACCATTGCAGAATTTGCAATCATCGTACCTTGACGGGATAAAAGGAGATGAAACCAACCAGAAGGAATAATACAGAAACCCTCACCCGGCAACCGAAAGCACAGAAGCGAATCTCCCACACAAAGTCGCAATCAACGCATTGAACACCTTGAATGATCTACCCTGTCCCAAAATGAGACAGAAGATTTTTTCAGTCTCAAAAAAAAACAGAATTCAGCAGAGACAGAATCCCGTTACCCTTAATCCAGTCGTCAGAAAGCCATACCAAACGCTTCTACGAACTCCCGACATAAACTTTAGTTGCTGGCACGATCCTTGCCATTTTACGGTCAACAGCAATCAGATTCAGCGCCCTCAATTCACTATTGAGCAAGGACAGGCAATGTACTTATCGAAATCAGCACAGAGCAATGGAAGCAAAGGCGCCTCAGCAAAAAAAAGGCAAGAAGAACCGATTACCGGTGTCATTCTCGCTGGCGGAAAATCAAGGCGTATGGGTCGCAATAAAGCATTGCTCGACCTCGGTGGCATTTGTCTGATCGAAAAAACTTATCAGACCATGTCACATCTCTTTCAAGAGGTCATCCTGATCACCAACACGCCTGAGGATTATGCTTTTCTCAACTGCCGCTGTCAGGGGGATATTTATCCAGGAATTGGCTCCATTGCCGGACTCCACGCTGCCCTGAGCACTAGCAATAACGAGCGCATTTTTGTTGTCCCCTGCGATATGCCTTTTCTGAACCCTGCACTTATTACCCTCTTATGCCGGAAAGAGAAAACTTATGATGCGGTTGTCCCTTTCAGCAACCAGGGGATTGAACCGCTACACGCACTCTACCATCGCCGTTGTCTGCCACAACTGGAACGGGCGATAGCGGAGGGAGATAAAAAATTGCAAAACTTCCTTCAGGACATCTGGACCTATTTCCTTCCGGTGAGCGCATATCAACATATTCCGGATGCTGAACAGTCTTTCCGCAATGTCAACCGGCCGGAAGATTATGCTGCTCTCGACATTCCGCAGAAAAGCAAGATAAGCCCTGAGTGGCAGGCGGCAGGTTCCTGTTTTACACGCTCTATGGAAGCTTTGTGAGGAGACAATGAAAGTATCTAATTTTCGTACAGAGCAGACTCTCAAGAAATTTACGGAAAAATGCGTTTCCTGCAGACTTTGTTTTAAGGAATGTGAAGTACTGTCTGGCTTGAATCTTTCACCAGCGACAATCGCTGAAACCCTCTTGACGCGAGATCAATTCTCAATTGACTTCATAGAAGCGATTCAAAAATGCTCGTTATGTGGACTTTGCAGCCATAACTGTCCATTAGGCCTGTATCCCAACGAACTGATGATGGCTGCCAGAGAATTGCTGGTCAGTGGCCAAACGGTCGATAGCGATGACTACCGAGTGTTGCAGGTAGATCATGAACATCACATCTTCAGCCTGTATCGTAAAACCTGGCAAATCGAATATAAAAAATTACATCGTAAACAGAGTCCGGTCCTGTTTTTCCCCGGATGCACCTTATCCAGTTATGCACCGCGGCTCACCCGAACGGCCTACTACTGGCTACAGCAACAGGGTATGGATATCGGCCTGAACGAGCAATGTTGTGGCCTGCCACTGGAAAGCATCGGCCTTTTTGATCGCCACTTAAAGTACATCAATCGATTGGAAAAAGAGTTCTCGGATGCAGGAGTAAAGCAGATCGTTACAGCATGCCCCAACTGTTTTTACCACCTGCAAGGCAAATTTGCCGGTATTGAGGTTCTCTCCCTTTACCAGCTGTTGGTAGATGCCGGGATCAGGGTTGCTGCAATGGATGGTCCGGTCACAATCCATGATTCCTGTCCTGATCGCCTGAGTGGCCAGATCGGCTGTTCCGTCCGCACATTGCTGGACAAGAACATACAGGTCGAAATGATCCACCACAAAGAATCAACAATTTGCTGCGGTGCAGGAGGTTTGGTCTCGATGGTTGACCCGCAACTCAGCAACCAAAGAGCCGCAACTCGTCTGGAGGAATTCCAACAAAGCAGCACCAATTATTGTGTCAGTGCCTGCATGGGATGCGTCAAACGTCTTGAATCTGTTCACAAAGAACTGTCGGCTGATAAATCCGATAATGAAAAACCTCTTTCACAGCTGCAGATCATTCACATTCTTGAGCTGGTTTTCAATCTGCGGATCAATCATGAAGAGCTACAACAACAGTTAGAACTGATGTGGCAGGGTGAGCAAGGAGAACAGAATATCCAACTTCTGACAGAGGATACAGAAATCCAAACAGTCACTTAGCAATTGCAAGCATCGGATACTACGTTTCGCTTTCAAGCGAAGGAGCCGTTCATGAAACACCGCACAACAAAAACCAACTGTCGTCTCTGCAGCTACCTCTGTGGCCTTGAAGCACAGATTGTGGACGAACAGGTCGTCAGTCTCAAGCCCGATCCGAGCCGATACCCCTACGACTCTGGAATCGTTAAAGGTTGTGCGCGGTTTCATAGCAACCTGGAATTCCTCAATCATCCAGAGCGGATCAATTACCCATTGAAACGAGCCGGTAAACGTGGAGAAAATCGCTGGCAGAGAATCAGCTGGGATCAGGCCCTTGATGAAATCGGTTCTGAATTGTTGCGCCTGCGGGAAGACTTTGGCGCAGAAACCCTTTCCACCTCCATCGGGGGACCACACACAACCTTCTGGCCACTCCATCGTTTTATGAACCTGTTCGGTAGCCCGAACAATGTCGGCATCGGCCAAATTTGCTGGAATCCGTCGATCTGGGTCAACAGCCTGACCTTCGGTTGGCCGCTGGAAAACGAAATAGATCCGGAAACCACCGAGTGCGTCATCCTTTGGGGAGTGAATCCAGCAGAATCGGACAATTCGTTGTTCTGGCGTCAGGTGCTGGCTTACAACCGTACCGGCAAACCGTTGGTCGTGATCGATCCCCGAAAAACCAGAACCGCCAGGCTAACGAAGCATTGGCTGGCACCGATTCCCGGTACCGATGCGGCATTTGCACTAGGTATGCTGCATGTCATCATTGATGAAAAACTCTACCCCCAGCAATTCGTCGAAAGTTGGTGCCATGGTTTTGAGCAACTCAAACAACAGGTTGCAGACTACACCCCGGAACATGTTGCGCAAATCACCGGGCTGACGGAAAAGCAGATCATCGAGACAGCCAAACTCTACGCCCGAGCAAATTCGGCATCAATATTTCATGGTCGCGGCATTGATCAGATCGGCGCCAACAGTGTTCAGGTACACCGTGGTATCGCCTGCCTGAAAGGCCTGACCGGAAACATTGATCATCCCGGAGCCTCGCATCTATCAGGGATGCCTGAATATGTTCCAGAAATCGACCTTGAACGGTCAGACTTCCTGCCCCCCAAACAACGCAACAAACAGCTCGGCAGGGAAAAACTCAAACTGCAGACCTTCGACGGGTATAAGCGTCTGACCCGTTATACCATGCAACACAACAAACAGTTGCCGGTACGTTATCTCACCTCAGCACAACCGAACCTGGTGTGGAGAGCGATGCTGGAAAGTCAACCCTACCCGATCCGTGCCATGGTCGTCAGCGGCAGCAACCCGTTGATCTGTCAGGCTGACAGTCAACTGATCGGAAAAGCATTAAAGAGCCTCGACCTGTTAGTCGCTCTGGAACTGTTTCCGAATTCGGTTACTGCATTAGCGGATTATGTTCTGCCAATGGCCGGCAGTCTGGAACGTCCGGTACTGCAGACCAATGCAGGTGTTGCCAATATTGCCTACGGCGGTCCTGAAGCCATCAAGCCGCTACATGAGCGTCGTTGCGATTACGATTTCTGGCGTGAATTGGGGCTGCGTTGCAATCAACAAGAACATTGGCCCTGGAAAGATTTCACCGCAAGCCTGGATGATATCCTCGCGCCTCTGAATTTAACATGGGAGGCTTTCTGCGAGACAGGGCTATACGCGCCGCCCCCGAAATACCATAAATACGAGAGTTATCAAAAAAACGGTCAGCCGGGATTTGCGACCCCCAGCGGCAAGATCGAGCTCTACTCCGAGTTGCTTGACCAGATCGGCAGTTCACCTCTGCCGGTTCATCAAACACAACCGGGGCCTTCTACCGAGTTCCCATTGCTTTTGA
This window encodes:
- a CDS encoding (Fe-S)-binding protein — its product is MKVSNFRTEQTLKKFTEKCVSCRLCFKECEVLSGLNLSPATIAETLLTRDQFSIDFIEAIQKCSLCGLCSHNCPLGLYPNELMMAARELLVSGQTVDSDDYRVLQVDHEHHIFSLYRKTWQIEYKKLHRKQSPVLFFPGCTLSSYAPRLTRTAYYWLQQQGMDIGLNEQCCGLPLESIGLFDRHLKYINRLEKEFSDAGVKQIVTACPNCFYHLQGKFAGIEVLSLYQLLVDAGIRVAAMDGPVTIHDSCPDRLSGQIGCSVRTLLDKNIQVEMIHHKESTICCGAGGLVSMVDPQLSNQRAATRLEEFQQSSTNYCVSACMGCVKRLESVHKELSADKSDNEKPLSQLQIIHILELVFNLRINHEELQQQLELMWQGEQGEQNIQLLTEDTEIQTVT
- a CDS encoding molybdopterin-dependent oxidoreductase — encoded protein: MKHRTTKTNCRLCSYLCGLEAQIVDEQVVSLKPDPSRYPYDSGIVKGCARFHSNLEFLNHPERINYPLKRAGKRGENRWQRISWDQALDEIGSELLRLREDFGAETLSTSIGGPHTTFWPLHRFMNLFGSPNNVGIGQICWNPSIWVNSLTFGWPLENEIDPETTECVILWGVNPAESDNSLFWRQVLAYNRTGKPLVVIDPRKTRTARLTKHWLAPIPGTDAAFALGMLHVIIDEKLYPQQFVESWCHGFEQLKQQVADYTPEHVAQITGLTEKQIIETAKLYARANSASIFHGRGIDQIGANSVQVHRGIACLKGLTGNIDHPGASHLSGMPEYVPEIDLERSDFLPPKQRNKQLGREKLKLQTFDGYKRLTRYTMQHNKQLPVRYLTSAQPNLVWRAMLESQPYPIRAMVVSGSNPLICQADSQLIGKALKSLDLLVALELFPNSVTALADYVLPMAGSLERPVLQTNAGVANIAYGGPEAIKPLHERRCDYDFWRELGLRCNQQEHWPWKDFTASLDDILAPLNLTWEAFCETGLYAPPPKYHKYESYQKNGQPGFATPSGKIELYSELLDQIGSSPLPVHQTQPGPSTEFPLLLITGGRKQPHWASSFRWLETLKKPGTVPQAEVSQATAEALGLDEGQQVIVQTPHGKTTFTLSIATMKDDVVSVDYGWWFPEQPLSEPELGWAFEANANNLTTASFETSDPILGQWIYNRIPCSIYPAIQEQHTVTETNHHKQVPA
- a CDS encoding molybdenum cofactor guanylyltransferase, whose protein sequence is MYLSKSAQSNGSKGASAKKRQEEPITGVILAGGKSRRMGRNKALLDLGGICLIEKTYQTMSHLFQEVILITNTPEDYAFLNCRCQGDIYPGIGSIAGLHAALSTSNNERIFVVPCDMPFLNPALITLLCRKEKTYDAVVPFSNQGIEPLHALYHRRCLPQLERAIAEGDKKLQNFLQDIWTYFLPVSAYQHIPDAEQSFRNVNRPEDYAALDIPQKSKISPEWQAAGSCFTRSMEAL
- a CDS encoding 2-dehydropantoate 2-reductase; this translates as MMKKVCIYGVGAVGGFIGALLAKSGSDVSVVARGATLDTLQANGLKLQMGDDIIATPVRASDDPADLGVQDLVIVAVKAQSMTEVAAKITPLIGPETVVLTAMNGVPWWFFQGTNGEYSGLQLESVDVGGKITAAIPRDRVVGAVVHGSFASNGLGFARHVFGKKIVIGEPDGSDSKRLKAIARLFSVAGIEIETTTSIQREIWYKLWGNMTMNPVSALTGATCDKILDDPLVNRFCLKVMAEASEIGEKIGCPISQTGEERNAVTRQLGAFKTSMLQDVEAGRSLELDALVAAVREIGHKVGVETPEIDTLLGLSRLYARQRGLYPDAGDS